From a single Brassica oleracea var. oleracea cultivar TO1000 unplaced genomic scaffold, BOL UnpScaffold03257, whole genome shotgun sequence genomic region:
- the LOC106321839 gene encoding non-functional pseudokinase ZED1-like, with amino-acid sequence MFSSYQISKAINNFDPKYSLPDIPSPLRWYKEVIEGRSYVIKRLTRQVGEESAYNDIVLSARVSNHIGFLKLMGCCLEFLHPVLVFEDLEYRSLNTRGSVGSLETPVLPWNVRLKIAKEVAVAITYLHTAFPRIIVHRDIKATNVLLEKNGRAKLTGFSLAVTLPEGKTWIQDRLAGTFGYIDPIYHLTKIVSEYTDVYSFGIFMLVLLMGRPQLLSDGHSVFGTSILKHVKDLLERGEPVEFGGGSNDMRPGQMRMCLDLALGCCEERNEDRPKMILVAKEIKLIEQASI; translated from the coding sequence ATGTTCTCTTCCTATCAAATCTCCAAAGCCATCAATAACTTCGATCCCAAGTATTCTCTCCCTGATATTCCATCACCCTTACGCTGGTACAAGGAAGTCATCGAAGGCAGATCTTACGTGATCAAGAGATTAACAAGGCAAGTGGGTGAAGAGAGTGCTTACAACGATATTGTGTTATCTGCTCGGGTAAGTAACCACATTGGTTTCCTCAAACTCATGGGATGCTGTCTCGAATTTCTTCATCCGGTGTTGGTATTTGAAGACCTAGAATATAGATCTTTGAACACTCGAGGAAGTGTTGGTAGCTTGGAGACGCCGGTGTTGCCGTGGAATGTACGTTTGAAGATTGCCAAAGAGGTTGCGGTTGCTATAACTTATCTTCACACTGCTTTCCCTAGAATCATTGTCCACAGAGATATTAAGGCAACTAATGTTTTGTTGGAAAAGAATGGGAGGGCTAAGCTCACTGGTTTCTCGCTTGCCGTTACACTCCCTGAGGGTAAGACGTGGATTCAAGATAGATTGGCTGGAACTTTCGGATACATAGATCCTATTTATCACTTGACGAAAATAGTGTCAGAATACACAGATGTGTACAGTTTTGGAATCTTTATGCTGGTTCTTCTGATGGGACGACCACAACTTCTATCAGATGGGCACTCAGTTTTTGGTACTAGTATTCTTAAACATGTGAAGGATCTTCTGGAGAGAGGAGAACCTGTTGAGTTCGGGGGTGGTTCGAACGACATGAGGCCTGGTCAGATGAGAATGTGTCTCGACCTGGCACTTGGATGCTGTGAGGAGAGGAATGAAGACAGGCCGAAGATGATCTTGGTGGCAAAAGAGATTAAGCTAATAGAACAAGCATCAATTTGA